CTCtgttatgtgtgtgtgtgagaattAGGGGGCAAGAAATGTTAGGTTCtgaaattggaaaaataagattCTATGCCAAATTGTATTGTAGCAAAATTGCTAAAATTCTTTTTTGCAGGTGAGGTGGGGAATGGAATCAAATTAGTTACGCATGGTGGTGATTTTTCATTGGTTctcaatttttctttttgattttcttttaaaggATAACAAAAATAGAATCTATTCTTACTAAATTAGAAATAGCAAGATACTGCATACTCAATATTTAATTCTTAAAGCCTCTAACTTAAAAATTGTACTaaactatattttttggaaacttttctttctttgtaaatGAAAATAAAACTAATACTCTAAAAATATAACTCTTTTTGTAGTTTtgaattttctcaaataaaacctataaaaaggtaaaacaaaagctaaaatatCAACGTTAAACTTAAAAActatttaaatactaaaaatgataaatttttttattttaatatgattaaaaattaggtgctcacatttGATAAGTGGTGACAAAGAATTTTTTTCTTGACTTCCAATTCTTATTTCTGAAAGTTCCTACTTACTGTAATTTATAGTTGTGCaaattatcttaaattatttttaatgtcGATATTCAGCTTTAACTTGTTTGCTCGTTTCAAATTAATTCCACAATCAATAACATTCATAGAAACTACAGATTACAATAGGAGATCTCATCCCAATTTTCTCTGTTGTTGTTTTTCTCTCCTTAATTATTATACATAATATAATTAGGTTCTTCATCTCCTGATCTTTGTTCACCACGTAATTGAGAGACACGTAGAcctacaaaaaagaaaagaaaacagaataatataaaatatttactCATTAATATATTCAAAAATCACTGGGATACTAGAATATACGTACTGTAATAATCATATAATAGCTTAGGGAGTTTGGCTACTGACCTTGAATGTTaatgttggaaggataatgttGGACCCTTTCCCACAACCTCTTGAATCTTTAGTTGTTGGGCATGAAACAAAGTTGTGCAACATTTTGTCCGAACAGAGATATATCTCGTGGAGAAAAATATTGCGAGCAATATTCAACTTACATGATATATACACATTATTGTTGTTACCCACCAATTTGTAAAGAGCAGTTGTTATCTTCTTTTTTGTGTAAACATTAACATTTGATGGTATAATATCGTCTCATGTACCCTTGTCGCTGCATTAAAGTAATCAGTAGCTTGGATCGTCTCACTTGATTGAAATCCATGAGTTCTCCATTCGTACTTCCATAAATGTTCGTTTGTACCAGCTAGCAGATTAGGCCAAACCTTTTCGAGAGCTTCTTCTAAGTTTGGATCTGCATTCAACTGTGTAAagcacataaaaataaaataattttataggCTTTTGAAAgtctatataaaaatatacagataGTACTCCTCAttataaaataaagtgaaaatacatattttttgtcaaatttttattggacattatacaacaacaacaactactgaAGAGGGCAGGATGTACACAACCTTACCTTACCGGAAGGCACTGTTTCCGATAAATCTTTGACTAAAGAAAAGATGATAGGTTTTATTGGAcattatacaacaacaacaacaagcttCTTCCAAGTGAAGCTAGAGGTCCCTGAGAATAAACAAGCTTCTTCACCTCCCCAACttcagaagaaaaacaaagaagcaCTCCATCTGGTGCTGTGACCCTCCATAAACTGTATATCATCGCCACGGGAGGTGAAAGCGTGGGTGGatagattatatatataaaaaaaatacaacaacaacaactcagttgATTTTCACAAGTAAGGTTTTTGGGAGTGTAGGATGTACACAGTCTTACCCTTACCTTGAAAGGGAGAAAGACTGTTTCTGGTAGATCCTCGCCTAAAGAAAATATGAGAGGTTTATTGGACATTAATTATATAATCCGGATATAGTCGGGTTTCAATGCAGTACCGGACATCGGGTGGAaaacccaaaaaagaaaaaattaaactgAAATCCTAGATATCGACCACCACCTATGACACCAGACAACCACCAACttcctaaaataaaaatacatgagtACGTACCACATTCTTTACAATTCGGTCTTGAACTGAACGTGGAGCACATAATCTACTTGTTAAGCTTACTCCTCGACCATTTGCTGGCCAAAGGCCGTGGATTGAGAACTGTTGTTGAGCGTCGGTTTTGCAGGTATTTCCTAGAATTCTACAAAACGTAGGCGGCCACTGGAGTACATACTTCATAACATGGTAATCGGGCTGACTGATAACTGGGCAGAGAACACTACTACTCAAgaacaataatacaaacacaaATTGCCCCATTTGCACTGTGTTAAAATTGAGTAGAATCGGTAGTCCATTGATCTATTTATAGTTGGAAGGATTTTGCTCTCTCcagaaaagtaaaaaagaagaTGCTTTATGCAATTCCATCTAAGGAGGAATCTGAGCCCCATTCCACTGTTAATAGATCCAAATATTGCCGAGTCACTCAAGAGAATGGAATAATACATGATGAATTTGGTTATGGAATGGAATAATACAAATTGAATGATTCAACCCTTTTTAGCTTCTGTTCCTTTCCCCCAAAATCCCTTtacctttctttttcttgttgatGCTCGTGTTGGCTAAAGGGGGTTTTCTGTTTCAATTGCAGGTTCCTTTCCCCCAAAATCCCTTTAG
This DNA window, taken from Nicotiana tabacum cultivar K326 chromosome 15, ASM71507v2, whole genome shotgun sequence, encodes the following:
- the LOC107778439 gene encoding ribonuclease S-7-like, with protein sequence MGQFVFVLLFLSSSVLCPVISQPDYHVMKYVLQWPPTFCRILGNTCKTDAQQQFSIHGLWPANGRGVSLTSRLCAPRSVQDRIVKNVVRTHLNADPNLEEALEKVWPNLLAGTNEHLWKYEWRTHGFQSSETIQATDYFNAATRITTALYKLVGNNNNVYISCKLNIARNIFLHEIYLCSDKMLHNFVSCPTTKDSRGCGKGSNIILPTLTFKVYVSLNYVVNKDQEMKNLIILCIIIKERKTTTEKIGMRSPIVICSFYECY